In Nonomuraea sp. NBC_00507, the following are encoded in one genomic region:
- a CDS encoding phosphotransferase family protein produces the protein MSHLLAVARAAGIPAPRYELVQPPVVVQELLPGSAASTPTAAIVQSMIEINRRCRGILAGRSDIPGLRLHLREDGPGFCLHESLRTYDSRTRHLLDQVEEIGRAFPDTLEGDDLVHTDFHPENVLVDATGAVTGVIDWDGATRGNADFDLFTLRFDLAHRAPDLHVDVPDTVALLCWAHMSLRMVDWAIRHFTAAEVTAWLDVARSLRPR, from the coding sequence GTGAGCCACCTGTTGGCAGTGGCGCGGGCCGCGGGCATCCCCGCGCCGAGGTACGAACTGGTCCAGCCTCCGGTGGTCGTCCAGGAGCTGCTCCCCGGCTCCGCCGCGTCAACCCCAACAGCGGCGATCGTGCAGTCCATGATCGAGATCAATCGGCGGTGCCGCGGCATCCTGGCCGGGCGTTCCGACATCCCAGGACTCCGGCTCCATCTACGCGAGGACGGGCCGGGCTTCTGCTTGCACGAATCGCTCCGCACCTACGACAGCCGGACACGACACTTGCTCGATCAAGTGGAGGAGATCGGCCGGGCCTTTCCTGACACCCTTGAGGGTGACGACCTCGTCCACACCGACTTCCATCCGGAGAACGTGCTGGTGGACGCGACGGGTGCGGTCACCGGTGTGATCGACTGGGACGGCGCCACCCGCGGCAACGCGGACTTCGACCTGTTCACGCTCAGGTTCGACCTCGCCCACCGCGCCCCTGACCTGCACGTGGACGTGCCCGACACGGTGGCCCTCCTCTGCTGGGCACACATGAGCCTGCGCATGGTGGATTGGGCCATCCGGCACTTCACCGCCGCTGAGGTGACCGCATGGCTGGACGTGGCACGCAGCCTCCGGCCGCGGTGA
- a CDS encoding glycosyltransferase — protein sequence MKVLINAGPWLTVPPPGYGGIENVVATLVPALRERGVQVVLASVGTSTLDVDELISVYDEGQFTELQKPYNQVMGIAHAHQARLVAELRARDDIDLVHDHLEVVGPAILAALGGPPVLHTLHWDLRKHPDFYGAFPSSIAVNGVSESQLARAPDALRAASLGAIHLATPLTDRDVPAARGEHFVVMGRICQLKGQHVAARLCQKLGLPLVLAGPVSGRNTPAELDVVAQNPYHPLYGHPDVRYHLDQVSRYLDEELVRWVGAVGGPARDYLYASARAALFPIQWDEPGGTAVVEALALGVPPIGLRRGCLPEIIDHGRTGFLADSEEELAEWVLRVDELDPEECRAEARRRFSPSVMAERYLELYERVVRP from the coding sequence ATGAAAGTCCTGATCAACGCGGGGCCATGGCTCACGGTCCCGCCCCCTGGCTACGGCGGGATCGAGAACGTGGTGGCGACGCTGGTGCCCGCGCTGCGCGAGCGGGGCGTCCAGGTGGTGCTGGCCTCCGTGGGGACGAGCACGCTGGACGTGGACGAGCTGATCAGCGTCTACGACGAGGGGCAGTTCACGGAGTTGCAGAAGCCGTACAACCAGGTCATGGGCATCGCGCACGCGCACCAGGCGCGGCTGGTCGCCGAGCTGCGCGCCCGCGACGACATCGACCTCGTCCACGACCACCTGGAGGTGGTCGGGCCGGCGATCCTGGCCGCCCTCGGCGGGCCTCCCGTCCTCCACACCCTCCACTGGGACCTGCGTAAACATCCGGACTTCTACGGCGCGTTCCCGTCGTCGATCGCCGTCAACGGCGTCTCGGAGTCACAACTCGCCCGCGCCCCCGACGCCCTGCGCGCCGCCTCGCTCGGCGCGATCCACCTGGCCACGCCGCTCACCGACCGTGACGTACCGGCGGCGCGCGGGGAGCATTTCGTGGTGATGGGCCGGATCTGCCAGCTCAAGGGCCAGCATGTGGCGGCCAGGCTCTGCCAGAAGCTGGGTCTGCCGCTGGTGCTGGCCGGACCCGTCAGCGGCCGCAACACCCCGGCCGAGCTGGACGTCGTGGCGCAGAACCCGTACCACCCGCTGTACGGCCACCCGGACGTGCGCTACCACCTCGACCAGGTGTCCCGCTACCTCGACGAGGAGCTGGTCAGGTGGGTCGGCGCGGTGGGCGGTCCGGCCAGGGACTACCTGTACGCCTCGGCCCGCGCCGCGCTCTTCCCCATCCAGTGGGACGAGCCCGGCGGCACGGCCGTCGTCGAGGCGCTGGCCCTCGGGGTGCCGCCCATCGGGCTGCGCCGCGGCTGCCTTCCCGAGATCATCGACCACGGCCGCACCGGCTTCCTGGCCGACAGCGAGGAGGAGCTGGCCGAGTGGGTGCTGCGGGTGGACGAGCTGGATCCCGAGGAGTGCCGCGCCGAGGCCCGCCGCCGCTTCTCCCCGTCGGTCATGGCCGAGCGTTACCTGGAGCTGTACGAGAGGGTCGTACGACCGTAA
- the pip gene encoding prolyl aminopeptidase codes for MKTLYPPIDPYDSGLLDVGDGNQIYWEVCGNPDGKPAVMLHGGPGGGCTANHRRQWNPELYRIVLFDQRNCGRSLPHASDPATDLTANTTWHLVADMERLREHLGIDRWQVFGGSWGSALALAYAQAHPDRTTELVLRGIFTLRPQELHWFYQEGACHLFPDLWERYVAPIPEAERGDLMAAFRKRLEGEDADARLAAAKAWAQWEAGTITLLPDPELVAEFGEDKMAVCFARIENHYFHHGGWFTPDQLIREVDKIRHIPAVIVQGRYDACTPMATAWDLHKAWPEAEFHVVHDAGHAYIEPGILDRLIATTDRFAGVHAHGVRRQAADPLA; via the coding sequence ATGAAAACCTTGTATCCGCCCATCGACCCGTACGACTCCGGCCTGCTCGATGTAGGCGATGGCAACCAGATCTACTGGGAGGTCTGCGGCAACCCCGACGGCAAGCCCGCCGTCATGCTCCACGGCGGGCCGGGCGGCGGGTGCACCGCCAATCACCGTCGCCAGTGGAATCCGGAGCTCTACCGCATCGTGCTGTTCGACCAGCGCAACTGTGGGCGGAGTCTGCCACACGCCAGTGACCCGGCCACCGACCTCACGGCCAACACCACGTGGCACCTGGTGGCGGACATGGAGCGGCTGCGCGAGCACTTGGGCATAGACCGATGGCAGGTGTTCGGGGGGTCGTGGGGCAGCGCGCTGGCGCTGGCGTACGCGCAGGCACATCCCGACCGGACGACCGAGCTCGTGTTGCGGGGAATCTTCACGTTGCGGCCGCAGGAGCTCCACTGGTTCTACCAGGAGGGGGCCTGCCATCTGTTTCCAGACCTGTGGGAGCGCTATGTCGCGCCGATCCCGGAGGCCGAGCGGGGCGATCTGATGGCGGCGTTCCGCAAGCGGCTGGAAGGAGAGGACGCGGACGCGAGGCTGGCCGCGGCCAAGGCGTGGGCGCAGTGGGAGGCGGGCACGATCACGTTGCTGCCGGATCCCGAGCTGGTCGCCGAGTTCGGGGAGGACAAGATGGCCGTCTGCTTCGCCCGGATCGAAAACCATTACTTCCACCACGGCGGCTGGTTCACGCCCGATCAGCTCATCAGGGAGGTCGACAAGATCCGGCACATTCCCGCCGTGATCGTGCAGGGCCGTTACGACGCGTGCACGCCGATGGCGACCGCGTGGGATCTGCACAAGGCGTGGCCGGAAGCGGAGTTCCACGTGGTGCACGACGCCGGGCACGCCTACATCGAGCCAGGCATCCTGGACCGGCTGATCGCGACGACGGACCGCTTCGCTGGGGTCCACGCGCATGGCGTACGGCGGCAGGCGGCCGATCCCCTGGCGTGA
- a CDS encoding universal stress protein, which yields MIGEHVIVGYTSDAGGREALALGAAIARVTGGELTVATIYPPGSPGLAVEAQANLAHAAEELGPTPAEYITYESRGTGRGLSVLASRIRADLIVVGSTDGGQHGRIAIGATSDHLLHRSSEAVMLAPDQYVPSDVPSRLTLAYVHRPQCDAAVERMAQAALRLGVPLRLITFDLRTEDQGKLRDDLALAVRLAWESTGIEAESEVAEGHDVAAAMADVEWVPGELLVCAASEDAQPHRVFLGELAMKMLRASSCPVTVLPRSFS from the coding sequence GTGATCGGTGAGCACGTGATCGTCGGCTATACCAGCGACGCGGGAGGACGGGAGGCTCTGGCCCTTGGCGCCGCGATCGCGCGGGTCACGGGTGGCGAGCTCACGGTCGCGACGATCTATCCGCCGGGCAGCCCGGGGCTGGCGGTCGAGGCGCAGGCCAACCTGGCGCACGCGGCCGAGGAGCTGGGTCCGACGCCGGCCGAGTACATCACGTACGAGAGCAGAGGCACCGGACGCGGGCTGTCGGTGCTGGCCAGCCGGATCAGGGCCGACCTCATCGTTGTCGGCTCGACGGACGGCGGGCAGCACGGCCGCATCGCCATCGGCGCCACCTCCGACCACCTGCTCCACCGGTCGTCGGAGGCGGTCATGCTGGCGCCCGACCAGTACGTGCCGTCCGACGTGCCCAGCCGCCTCACGCTGGCCTACGTGCACCGGCCGCAGTGTGACGCGGCGGTCGAGCGGATGGCGCAGGCGGCGCTGCGGCTGGGCGTGCCGCTCCGGCTGATCACCTTCGACCTGCGTACCGAGGATCAGGGCAAGCTCAGGGATGATCTCGCGTTGGCCGTTCGGCTGGCCTGGGAGAGCACGGGGATCGAGGCGGAGTCGGAGGTGGCCGAGGGGCACGACGTGGCCGCCGCGATGGCCGACGTCGAGTGGGTGCCCGGCGAGTTGCTGGTCTGTGCGGCGAGCGAGGACGCGCAGCCGCACCGGGTGTTTCTCGGCGAGCTGGCCATGAAGATGTTGCGGGCGTCGTCTTGCCCGGTCACCGTGCTGCCCCGGAGCTTCTCGTAA